Proteins encoded by one window of Bactrocera oleae isolate idBacOlea1 chromosome 4, idBacOlea1, whole genome shotgun sequence:
- the LOC106621390 gene encoding mannosylglucosyl-3-phosphoglycerate phosphatase isoform X1, translating into MGNRFLLCIPNRQLKFRQVGERKPFENQRSKSSLLFEGFIVGTDSNDNYKTESPSQRGISFHLHKLYSTVLTNLNCRINSHSKALELIKSQSLLKMSTLNGVPLTILHYNDVYNIEPNCGKEPVGGAARFCTALKSFAHLNPLILFSGDIFSPSMLSTFTQGEQMLPVLRRTGTHCAVFGNHDFDHGLDVLVNLIKNTDFPWLMSNVVDKETGRPLGGGKITHTLLHNEMKIGLVGLVEREWLETLPTIDPNEVTYIDYVDAGTKLVTQLRKEGCDIIIALTHMRTPNDVKLAANCSGIDLILGGHDHVYEIKEVNGVKIVKSGTDFRQFSKITLDKARNENGKLLVEVEPVNVTSDFAEDKELKEELEKYSEVVEAKMTEVLGNFSVELEGRFSVIRTQETNLGNWVCDVVLAATGADVVIINAGTFRSDQIHPPGPFTMRDLVNIIPMRDPLILLSITGKCLWEALENAVSAYPKLEGRFPQVSGMTFAFDPAKPPGQRIDPRLIQVADELINLQQMYKICIKSYIHNGCDGFTMFKNAQILIDEDLCPELGLTIQNHFKAINIRNEKSDHHTKHRQSLVTLSRRHSMVQMLENLHLDGPSPIRKLSVGHQAKSIDHHTNTKAPKMLRRASLDDLEQASCELAPIVQQRIIQIQDEEHYKHLLLKSEYFMKNSVITETEEE; encoded by the exons CCGTCAATTAAAATTTCGACAAGTCGGAGAACGAAAACCATTCGAAAATCAGCGTTCAAAGTCAAGTTTATTATTCGAGGGATTTATTGTTGGCACGGACTCAAACGATAATTACAAGACAGAATCTCCATCGCAGCGGGGTATATCATTTCATCTACATAAATTATACTCGacagtattaacaaatctaAACTGCCGCATCAATTCACATTCGAAAGCGCTAGAACTAATAAAGTcgcaaagtttattaaaaatgtcCACATTAAACGGAGTACCTTTAACTATTTTACATTACAACGATGTCTATAATATAGAACCAAACTGCGGAAAGGAGCCCGTAGGAGGCGCAGCACGCTTTTGCACTGCACTAAAGTCGTTTGCTCATCTCAATCCATTGATACTTTTCAGTGGTGATATTTTCTCTCCTAGCATGT TAAGCACTTTCACTCAGGGCGAGCAAATGCTTCCAGTATTAAGAAGAACGGGCACCCATTGTGCTGTGTTCGGAAATCACGATTTTG ATCACGGCTTGGACGTACTGGTGAACTTGATAAAAAATACCGATTTTCCCTGGCTCATGTCCAATGTGGTTGACAAAGAAACCGGTAGACCTCTGGGAGGTGGAAAAATCACGCATACCTTGTTacataatgaaatgaaaatcggTCTAGTTGGACTTGTCGAACGAGAATGGCTGGAAACCTTACCCACCATAGATCCAAATGAAGTTACCTATATCGACTATGTTGATGCTGGTACAAAATTAGTAACTCAGTTGCGTAAAGAAGGTTGTGATATTATAATCGCTTTGACGCATATGAGAACGCCGAATGATGTTAAGTTGGCGGCCAATTGTTCCGGTATAGATCTCATTCTTGGTGGCCACGATCATGTTTATGAGATTAAGGAAGTTAATGGAGTGAAGATTGTTAAGTCTGGCACTGATTTTCGACAATTTTCGAAAATCACTTTGGATAAGGCACGTAATGAGAATGGCAAACTTCTGGTTGAAGTTGAACCAGTGAATGTTACATCAGATTTTGCCGAAGATAAAGAACTTAAGGAGGAACTGGAAAAATACTCAG AGGTTGTTGAAGCTAAAATGACTGAAGTGCTGGGCAACTTCAGTGTGGAATTGGAAGGTCGCTTTTCCGTCATTCGCACTCAGGAAACGAATTTAGGCAATTGGGTATGCGATGTTGTACTCGCTGCTACTGGCGCGGATGTGGTCATAATTAACGCAGGCACGTTTCGCTCAGATCAAATACATCCTCCGGGACCATTTACCATGCGTGATTTAGTTAATATTATACCGATGCGTGATCCTCTCATACTTTTAAGTATTACTGGTAAATGTTTGTGGGAAGCTTTGGAGAATGCCGTCTCAGCTTATCCGAAATTGGAAGGCCGATTTCCGCAA GTAAGTGGCATGACATTCGCCTTTGATCCCGCCAAACCACCAGGGCAACGTATTGACCCACGGTTAATACAAGTTGCCGacgaattaattaatttacaacaaatgtacaaaatatgtattaaaagctATATACATAACGGTTGTGATGGCTTCACAATGTTTAAAAATGCTCAAATTTTG ATCGACGAAGACCTATGCCCTGAACTGGGTCTGACCATACAAAATCATTTCAAAGCAATCAATATACGCAATGAAAAAAGCGATCATCATACCAAACATCGACAATCCTTAGTTACGCTCTCGCGGCGACACAGTATGGTACAAATGCTCGAGAATTTACATCTAGATGGACCATCGCCCATAAGAAAGCTATCTGTTGGCCATCAGGCGAAATCTATAGATCATCATACCAACACTAAGGCTCCAAAG atgttACGACGCGCCTCTTTAGACGATTTGGAGCAGGCCAGTTGCGAATTGGCTCCGATTGTGCAGCAACGTATCATTCAAATTCAGGATGAGGAACACTACAAACACTTACTGTTGAAAAGTGAATATTTTATGAAGAATTCTGTGATTACCGAAACAGAAGAGGAGTAA
- the LOC106621390 gene encoding mannosylglucosyl-3-phosphoglycerate phosphatase isoform X2: protein MSTLNGVPLTILHYNDVYNIEPNCGKEPVGGAARFCTALKSFAHLNPLILFSGDIFSPSMLSTFTQGEQMLPVLRRTGTHCAVFGNHDFDHGLDVLVNLIKNTDFPWLMSNVVDKETGRPLGGGKITHTLLHNEMKIGLVGLVEREWLETLPTIDPNEVTYIDYVDAGTKLVTQLRKEGCDIIIALTHMRTPNDVKLAANCSGIDLILGGHDHVYEIKEVNGVKIVKSGTDFRQFSKITLDKARNENGKLLVEVEPVNVTSDFAEDKELKEELEKYSEVVEAKMTEVLGNFSVELEGRFSVIRTQETNLGNWVCDVVLAATGADVVIINAGTFRSDQIHPPGPFTMRDLVNIIPMRDPLILLSITGKCLWEALENAVSAYPKLEGRFPQVSGMTFAFDPAKPPGQRIDPRLIQVADELINLQQMYKICIKSYIHNGCDGFTMFKNAQILIDEDLCPELGLTIQNHFKAINIRNEKSDHHTKHRQSLVTLSRRHSMVQMLENLHLDGPSPIRKLSVGHQAKSIDHHTNTKAPKMLRRASLDDLEQASCELAPIVQQRIIQIQDEEHYKHLLLKSEYFMKNSVITETEEE, encoded by the exons atgtcCACATTAAACGGAGTACCTTTAACTATTTTACATTACAACGATGTCTATAATATAGAACCAAACTGCGGAAAGGAGCCCGTAGGAGGCGCAGCACGCTTTTGCACTGCACTAAAGTCGTTTGCTCATCTCAATCCATTGATACTTTTCAGTGGTGATATTTTCTCTCCTAGCATGT TAAGCACTTTCACTCAGGGCGAGCAAATGCTTCCAGTATTAAGAAGAACGGGCACCCATTGTGCTGTGTTCGGAAATCACGATTTTG ATCACGGCTTGGACGTACTGGTGAACTTGATAAAAAATACCGATTTTCCCTGGCTCATGTCCAATGTGGTTGACAAAGAAACCGGTAGACCTCTGGGAGGTGGAAAAATCACGCATACCTTGTTacataatgaaatgaaaatcggTCTAGTTGGACTTGTCGAACGAGAATGGCTGGAAACCTTACCCACCATAGATCCAAATGAAGTTACCTATATCGACTATGTTGATGCTGGTACAAAATTAGTAACTCAGTTGCGTAAAGAAGGTTGTGATATTATAATCGCTTTGACGCATATGAGAACGCCGAATGATGTTAAGTTGGCGGCCAATTGTTCCGGTATAGATCTCATTCTTGGTGGCCACGATCATGTTTATGAGATTAAGGAAGTTAATGGAGTGAAGATTGTTAAGTCTGGCACTGATTTTCGACAATTTTCGAAAATCACTTTGGATAAGGCACGTAATGAGAATGGCAAACTTCTGGTTGAAGTTGAACCAGTGAATGTTACATCAGATTTTGCCGAAGATAAAGAACTTAAGGAGGAACTGGAAAAATACTCAG AGGTTGTTGAAGCTAAAATGACTGAAGTGCTGGGCAACTTCAGTGTGGAATTGGAAGGTCGCTTTTCCGTCATTCGCACTCAGGAAACGAATTTAGGCAATTGGGTATGCGATGTTGTACTCGCTGCTACTGGCGCGGATGTGGTCATAATTAACGCAGGCACGTTTCGCTCAGATCAAATACATCCTCCGGGACCATTTACCATGCGTGATTTAGTTAATATTATACCGATGCGTGATCCTCTCATACTTTTAAGTATTACTGGTAAATGTTTGTGGGAAGCTTTGGAGAATGCCGTCTCAGCTTATCCGAAATTGGAAGGCCGATTTCCGCAA GTAAGTGGCATGACATTCGCCTTTGATCCCGCCAAACCACCAGGGCAACGTATTGACCCACGGTTAATACAAGTTGCCGacgaattaattaatttacaacaaatgtacaaaatatgtattaaaagctATATACATAACGGTTGTGATGGCTTCACAATGTTTAAAAATGCTCAAATTTTG ATCGACGAAGACCTATGCCCTGAACTGGGTCTGACCATACAAAATCATTTCAAAGCAATCAATATACGCAATGAAAAAAGCGATCATCATACCAAACATCGACAATCCTTAGTTACGCTCTCGCGGCGACACAGTATGGTACAAATGCTCGAGAATTTACATCTAGATGGACCATCGCCCATAAGAAAGCTATCTGTTGGCCATCAGGCGAAATCTATAGATCATCATACCAACACTAAGGCTCCAAAG atgttACGACGCGCCTCTTTAGACGATTTGGAGCAGGCCAGTTGCGAATTGGCTCCGATTGTGCAGCAACGTATCATTCAAATTCAGGATGAGGAACACTACAAACACTTACTGTTGAAAAGTGAATATTTTATGAAGAATTCTGTGATTACCGAAACAGAAGAGGAGTAA